A section of the Glandiceps talaboti chromosome 8, keGlaTala1.1, whole genome shotgun sequence genome encodes:
- the LOC144438495 gene encoding uncharacterized protein LOC144438495 — protein sequence MKEEMERFRQKFEDEIRSMSEKMRKAEHEQQRQPVVVINNNNNVGVPSSVECLTDIAGHRGTTQGMNHSEKGCVLDSDIDSGLSRSVMESDPDETKAPDISNLSTKRP from the exons ATGAAGGAAGAAATGGAGAGATTCAGGCAGAAGTTTGAAGATGAAATTCGGTCTATGTCGGAGAAGATGCGGAAGGCAGAACATGAGCAGCAACGTCAGCCAGTGGTTGTcatcaataacaacaacaacgttgGCGTTCCAAGCTCGGTGGAATGCCTAACTGATATTGCAGGTCACAGAGGAACCACCCAAGGCATGAATCATTCCGAGAAAGGTTGTGTCCTTGACAGCGATATTGACTCAGGATTGTCCAGAAGTGTCATGGAATCGGACCCAG ATGAAACGAAGGCTCCCGACATCTCTAATCTCTCAACTAAACGTCCATAG